In the genome of Delphinus delphis chromosome 15, mDelDel1.2, whole genome shotgun sequence, one region contains:
- the CDR2 gene encoding cerebellar degeneration-related protein 2: MLAENLVEEFEMKEDEPWYDHQDLQQDLQLAAELGKTLLDRNTELEDSLQQMYTTNQEQFQEIEYLTKQVELLRQMNEQHAKVYEQLDVTARELEETNQKLVADSRASQQKILSLTETIECLQANIDHLQSQVEELKSSGQGRSRGKHDREKSAPSFSSLKELYDLRQHFVYDHVFAEKITALQQSPDEEENEHLKKTVTMLQAQLSLERQKRATVEEEYGLVLKENSELEQQLGAAEAYRTRVLELQADVAEMRQMLQSERPFVNGVEKLVPDSLFVPVKEPSQSLLEEMLLTMPEAHRKPLKRSSSETVLSSLAGGDIVKGHEETCIRRAKAVKQRGISLLHEVDMQYSTLKVKYEELLRKCQQEEDSLAHKAVQTSRAKDPAAVNAQPEPGTLGWEPASVTPEPISCPTTSTPPEYKVLFKEIFSCIKKTKQEIDEQRTKYRSLSSHS; this comes from the exons ATGCTGGCGGAAAACCTGGTGGAGGAGTTTGAGATGAAAGAGGATGAGCCGTGGTACGACCACCAGGACCTCCAGCAAG ATCTCCAACTTGCTGCTGAGCTTGGGAAGACATTACTGGATCGGAACACAGAGCTGGAGGATTCTCTTCAGCAGATGTACACAACCAATCAGGAGCAGTTCCAGGAAATTGAG TATCTGACCAAGCAGGTGGAGCTCCTGCGGCAGATGAATGAACAGCACGCAAAGGTTTATGAGCAATTAGATGTCACAGCAAGGGAACTGGAAGAAACAAATCAAAAGCTCGTTGCTGACAGCAGGGCCTCACAGCAGAAGATTCTGAG TCTGACTGAAACAATTGAATGCCTACAAGCCAACATTGATCACCTCCAGAGCCAAGTGGAGGAGTTGAAGTCATCTGGCCAAGGGAGGAGCCGGGGGAAGCATGACCGGGAGAAATCGGCACCCAGCTTCTCGTCTCTGAAAGAGCTGTATGACCTCCGCCA GCACTTCGTGTACGATCATGTGTTTGCCGAGAAGATCACTGCCTTACAGCAGAGCCCTGATGAAGAAGAAAACGAGCATTTGAAGAAAACAGTGACAATGCTGCAGGCCCAGCTGAGCCTGGAGCGGCAGAAGCGGGCGACCGTGGAGGAGGAGTACGGGCTGGTGCTGAAGGAGAACAGCGAACTGGAGCAGCAGCTGGGGGCCGCGGAGGCCTACCGAACCCGTGTGCTGGAGCTGCAGGCCGACGTGGCGGAGATGCGGCAGATGTTGCAGTCGGAGCGCCCTTTTGTGAATGGGGTTGAGAAGCTGGTGCCAGACTCTCTGTTTGTCCCTGTCAAGGAGCCCAGCCAGAGCCTGCTGGAGGAGATGCTCCTGACCATGCCCGAAGCGCACAGAAAGCCTCTCAAGCGCAGCAGCAGCGAGACGGTGCTGAGCAGCCTGGCGGGCGGCGACATTGTGAAGGGCCACGAGGAGACCTGCATCCGGAGGGCCAAGGCCGTGAAGCAGAGGGGCATCTCCCTCCTGCACGAGGTGGACATGCAGTACAGCACCCTCAAGGTGAAGTACGAGGAGCTGCTGAGGAAGTGCCAGCAGGAGGAGGACTCCCTGGCCCACAAGGCTGTGCAGACCTCCAGGGCCAAGGACCCGGCCGCAGTGAACGCCCAGCCCGAGCCTGGCACCCTTGGCTGGGAACCGGCCTCGGTCACCCCAGAGCCCATCAGTTGCCCCACCACCTCGACACCACCAGAATACAAAGTGCTTTTTAAGGAGATCTTTAGTTGCATCAAGAAAACCAAACAGGAAATAGACGAACAGAGAACAAAATACcgatctctctcttctcattcctaA